In the genome of Candidatus Woesearchaeota archaeon, one region contains:
- a CDS encoding FAD-dependent oxidoreductase, with product MVGKGNPKQLYDILIIGTGVTGWGAAMYAGRMQLKTLIVGDTPGGTIMLTDDVENYPGFKKLTGPELADNIEQHAREYDIDIEDGLVNDIAQDKKKHIFTVTTKNGSSFKAKTVLLATGTKPRKLGVPGEDNYFGKGVHTCALCDGAFYKEKIIGVVGGSDSAAKEALLLTQWGKKVYIIYRGEKIRPEPVNMTRIEKKIKEGKIEIISTTNVVEVKGEKYITTVVFDKPYHGKKEFKLDALFIEIGHIALSDLAKKIGVTLNTKGEVPIDRDAQTNVPGFYAAGDVCDTRFKQAITGVAEGVLAVYSAYIYVNDNEKLWD from the coding sequence ATGGTCGGCAAAGGCAATCCAAAACAACTGTATGACATTCTTATTATTGGGACAGGAGTGACTGGCTGGGGCGCTGCAATGTACGCGGGCAGAATGCAACTCAAAACACTAATTGTTGGTGATACTCCTGGTGGAACGATCATGCTCACTGATGATGTGGAGAATTATCCTGGTTTCAAAAAACTCACTGGTCCAGAACTTGCAGATAACATTGAACAGCACGCGCGAGAATATGACATTGATATTGAAGATGGTCTTGTCAATGATATTGCGCAGGACAAAAAGAAACACATTTTTACTGTTACTACAAAGAATGGATCCTCTTTCAAAGCAAAAACAGTATTGCTCGCGACAGGAACAAAGCCACGAAAACTTGGTGTTCCTGGAGAAGACAATTATTTTGGCAAAGGAGTGCATACCTGCGCGCTTTGCGATGGCGCATTTTACAAAGAAAAGATTATCGGCGTTGTTGGGGGATCTGATTCCGCCGCGAAAGAGGCGCTGCTTTTAACCCAATGGGGTAAAAAAGTATACATCATTTACCGTGGAGAAAAAATTAGGCCAGAACCTGTCAACATGACTCGTATTGAGAAAAAAATTAAAGAAGGGAAAATTGAAATTATCAGCACGACCAATGTTGTTGAAGTCAAAGGAGAGAAATATATTACTACAGTTGTCTTTGACAAACCGTATCATGGAAAAAAAGAGTTCAAGCTTGACGCGCTTTTTATTGAAATAGGACACATCGCGCTTTCCGATCTCGCGAAGAAAATTGGCGTTACGTTAAACACCAAAGGAGAAGTTCCCATTGATAGAGACGCGCAAACCAATGTTCCAGGTTTTTACGCAGCAGGAGATGTTTGTGACACTCGCTTTAAGCAAGCAATCACTGGTGTCGCGGAAGGTGTTCTTGCTGTCTATTCCGCGTATATCTATGTGAATGACAATGAGAAGTTGTGGGATTGA